The Pseudophaeobacter arcticus DSM 23566 genome includes a region encoding these proteins:
- the queE gene encoding 7-carboxy-7-deazaguanine synthase QueE has translation MTLRIAEIFGPTIQGEGALIGEPTVFVRAGGCDYRCSWCDSLHAVESQYRHSWAAMQPEAVLARIQQLSGGQPLTVSLSGGNPAIQDFGPLIALGRAAGYRFACETQGSVARSWFAELDTLVLSPKPPSSGEEVNWDAFAACRTAGQGARQQVMKIVVFDEEDYQWARRVHADQRELPLYLQPGNPEVDPATPVDPQALADRLGWLTEKAMADGWFAPRILPQLHVLIWGNKRGV, from the coding sequence ATGACGCTGCGCATCGCCGAGATTTTTGGCCCGACGATCCAGGGCGAAGGGGCGCTGATCGGTGAACCCACCGTCTTTGTTCGCGCGGGCGGCTGTGACTACCGATGCAGTTGGTGCGACAGTCTCCATGCGGTCGAAAGTCAGTATCGCCACAGCTGGGCAGCGATGCAGCCCGAGGCCGTCTTGGCCAGGATCCAACAGCTGTCCGGTGGGCAGCCGCTGACGGTTTCGCTCTCGGGGGGCAACCCTGCAATCCAGGACTTTGGCCCGTTGATCGCGCTGGGCCGGGCCGCAGGCTACCGCTTTGCCTGCGAGACGCAGGGATCGGTTGCCCGATCCTGGTTTGCCGAACTCGACACGCTGGTGCTGTCGCCCAAACCGCCTTCGAGCGGCGAGGAGGTGAACTGGGATGCCTTTGCCGCCTGCCGGACAGCGGGGCAGGGCGCGCGCCAGCAGGTGATGAAAATTGTGGTATTTGACGAAGAGGACTACCAATGGGCGCGGAGGGTTCACGCTGACCAACGGGAACTGCCGCTCTATCTGCAGCCCGGCAATCCAGAGGTCGACCCCGCAACCCCGGTTGATCCGCAAGCACTGGCCGACCGTCTGGGCTGGCTGACCGAAAAGGCGATGGCCGATGGCTGGTTCGCCCCCCGTATCCTGCCGCAGCTTCATGTCCTGATCTGGGGCAACAAGCGCGGCGTCTGA
- the queC gene encoding 7-cyano-7-deazaguanine synthase QueC yields MKTLVICSGGLDSVSLAHITADEHRLTRLVSFDYGQRHRKELDFAEAAAKRLGVPFHLIDMRGIGAALSGSALTDDIDVPDGHYAEDTMRVTVVPNRNAIMLSIGFGIAAAQGDDAVATAVHGGDHFIYPDCRPGFTRAFDAMQQAALDGYAQVRLQTPFVERSKADIVRQGAQHGTPFAETWSCYKGGAVHCGRCGTCVERREAFHLAKVSDPTVYADPDYWTTALAKQEAG; encoded by the coding sequence ATGAAAACACTTGTCATCTGCTCAGGCGGACTCGATTCCGTGTCGCTTGCGCATATCACCGCCGATGAGCATAGGCTCACCCGGCTTGTCTCCTTTGACTATGGCCAGCGCCACCGCAAGGAGCTGGACTTTGCCGAAGCCGCCGCCAAACGGCTGGGCGTGCCGTTCCACCTGATCGACATGCGCGGCATCGGCGCAGCCCTGTCGGGGTCGGCGTTGACCGACGATATCGACGTCCCCGATGGCCACTACGCTGAGGACACGATGCGTGTCACCGTTGTGCCCAATCGAAATGCGATCATGCTGTCGATTGGATTTGGCATCGCGGCCGCACAGGGCGATGACGCCGTGGCCACTGCCGTGCATGGCGGCGATCACTTCATCTATCCTGACTGCCGCCCCGGCTTTACCCGCGCCTTCGACGCGATGCAGCAGGCCGCTCTGGACGGCTATGCCCAGGTGCGGTTGCAAACGCCTTTTGTGGAACGCAGCAAGGCCGACATCGTCCGTCAGGGCGCGCAGCATGGTACCCCCTTCGCCGAGACCTGGTCCTGCTACAAGGGCGGGGCGGTGCATTGCGGGCGCTGCGGCACCTGCGTCGAGCGGCGCGAGGCCTTCCATCTTGCCAAGGTGAGCGACCCCACGGTCTATGCCGACCCGGACTACTGGACCACAGCACTTGCCAAGCAGGAGGCCGGGTGA
- a CDS encoding DUF6134 family protein, producing the protein MRIFGLALGLAVALAAPVNALSIPSNGKLSFDVVRKGKDIGDHSYSFSGTTGALTVKVTTDIVVKVPLIRTTAYSFRHASVESWKNGKLMQLSSTTDDDGEPHQLQTANKGALPASLWNDDILRSGKLMNTIDGTIMNIRAADLGMETVKTGRGSIPAHHYRLSGGLARDLWYDGEGNLAQVAFKADDGSTVMYIRK; encoded by the coding sequence ATGCGTATTTTTGGATTGGCCCTTGGCCTTGCTGTGGCCTTGGCGGCACCTGTCAACGCTCTATCGATCCCATCAAACGGTAAACTGAGTTTTGATGTTGTTCGTAAGGGGAAAGACATTGGTGATCACAGCTACAGCTTTTCGGGCACAACCGGAGCACTTACCGTTAAGGTGACGACAGACATCGTTGTGAAGGTGCCCTTGATCAGGACCACAGCCTATAGTTTCAGACATGCAAGTGTCGAGAGCTGGAAAAACGGCAAACTGATGCAGCTGAGCTCAACAACGGACGATGATGGGGAGCCCCATCAGTTGCAGACTGCGAACAAAGGTGCATTGCCTGCAAGCCTGTGGAACGATGATATCCTGCGCAGTGGCAAACTGATGAACACCATCGACGGTACGATCATGAACATTCGCGCCGCTGATCTTGGCATGGAAACGGTCAAGACGGGACGCGGCAGCATTCCGGCCCATCATTACCGGCTGTCAGGCGGGCTGGCACGTGATCTGTGGTACGATGGAGAGGGCAACCTTGCACAGGTGGCCTTCAAGGCCGATGATGGGTCAACAGTGATGTATATCCGGAAATAG
- a CDS encoding SDR family NAD(P)-dependent oxidoreductase, translating to MNSSKTVLITGAGTGIGRALAIEAAHKGFDLILVGRTSSTLDETLSQCSTTQARCIVADVTSAAGRALITQAVDGRLDILVNNAGVLSVGHLADMADDDLQRMADTNLVAPMALTRDLLPALRSAKGRIVNIGSVFGDIAYPFFAGYSASKFGLRGFSDAIRRELSGAGIGVTYIAPRATQTAAESAFGALVEPLDMTLDTAETVAAQAWDAILKGKRESFPKGKERFFVKVQRLFPSLVDKSVGAQARDPRTLAALKPSQHS from the coding sequence ATGAACAGCAGCAAGACAGTTCTCATCACAGGTGCGGGGACAGGCATTGGTCGCGCGCTTGCCATTGAAGCCGCACACAAAGGGTTTGATCTGATCCTGGTTGGTCGCACCTCAAGCACGCTGGATGAGACGCTCTCCCAATGTAGCACCACACAAGCCCGGTGTATTGTTGCCGATGTGACCAGCGCAGCGGGACGTGCCTTGATCACGCAGGCCGTCGACGGCAGGCTGGATATCCTGGTCAACAACGCGGGCGTTCTAAGCGTCGGACATCTGGCTGACATGGCCGATGACGACCTGCAGCGGATGGCTGACACCAACCTTGTCGCACCGATGGCTTTGACCCGTGATCTGCTGCCGGCACTGCGCAGCGCAAAGGGCCGTATCGTCAACATAGGTTCGGTTTTTGGCGATATCGCGTATCCGTTCTTTGCCGGTTACTCCGCTTCAAAATTCGGCCTTCGCGGATTTTCTGACGCTATACGACGCGAATTGTCTGGCGCAGGAATTGGCGTGACCTACATCGCCCCCCGCGCCACGCAAACGGCGGCTGAAAGCGCCTTTGGGGCCTTGGTTGAACCTCTGGATATGACGCTCGACACTGCCGAGACCGTGGCCGCGCAGGCATGGGATGCCATCCTGAAAGGCAAGCGTGAAAGCTTCCCCAAAGGCAAAGAGCGGTTTTTCGTGAAGGTACAACGTCTGTTCCCATCACTGGTCGACAAATCGGTGGGGGCGCAGGCGCGTGATCCCAGAACACTTGCGGCGCTGAAACCGTCACAACACTCCTAA
- a CDS encoding thermostable hemolysin — protein MKIEFLSGNCPGRQEAQDHIKGVYKSAYGADVAEFAPLLVVARHENGEVLCAAGIRTARDGFFSDAYLTTDFSTALYQTTGLQVPTSEIMEVVSLASITPFPVLPMLDKMVEWGRENAMTCGVFTATKSLRRLLARTALNYAEIAAADISKVENPQAWGSYYDTDPRVCAFSEVLSQPVVLSPRARRARHVAEAS, from the coding sequence ATGAAAATCGAGTTTTTGAGCGGCAACTGTCCGGGACGCCAGGAAGCCCAAGACCATATCAAGGGTGTATACAAAAGTGCCTATGGCGCAGATGTCGCCGAGTTCGCGCCCCTGCTTGTTGTTGCAAGACATGAAAATGGAGAGGTTCTGTGCGCGGCTGGTATTCGGACGGCTCGGGATGGGTTTTTCTCGGACGCCTATCTGACAACTGATTTTTCCACCGCCTTGTATCAGACCACTGGCCTCCAGGTGCCGACGTCGGAAATTATGGAAGTGGTTTCCCTGGCCTCGATAACGCCCTTTCCGGTGTTGCCCATGCTGGACAAGATGGTCGAATGGGGGCGTGAGAACGCGATGACCTGTGGCGTGTTCACGGCCACAAAATCCCTGCGTCGCCTGCTGGCCCGAACCGCGCTGAACTACGCTGAAATCGCTGCGGCGGATATCTCGAAAGTCGAAAATCCACAGGCCTGGGGATCCTACTACGACACTGACCCGCGGGTTTGTGCGTTTAGCGAGGTTCTGTCGCAACCCGTCGTCTTGTCGCCGCGTGCACGTCGGGCCCGGCATGTGGCGGAGGCATCCTGA
- the queD gene encoding 6-carboxytetrahydropterin synthase QueD — MFRIRKEFHFSASHQLSHLPDDHQCARLHGHNYIVVVELAAKTLNADGFVRDYHDLKPLKIYIDDTFDHRHLNDVMEGPSTAENMACHFYEWCAARWPETSAVLVSETPKTWAEYRP; from the coding sequence ATGTTTCGCATCCGCAAGGAATTCCACTTTTCCGCCTCGCATCAATTGAGCCATCTGCCCGACGATCACCAATGCGCGCGGCTGCATGGGCATAACTACATCGTGGTGGTGGAACTGGCGGCCAAGACGCTGAATGCCGACGGGTTCGTGCGCGACTATCACGATCTGAAGCCGCTCAAGATCTACATCGACGACACCTTTGATCACCGGCATCTGAATGATGTCATGGAAGGTCCCTCGACCGCCGAAAACATGGCCTGCCATTTCTACGAGTGGTGTGCCGCGCGCTGGCCCGAAACAAGCGCTGTGCTGGTCAGTGAAACGCCCAAGACCTGGGCGGAATACCGGCCATGA
- a CDS encoding response regulator transcription factor → MRLLYIEDNEKLALNTSASLHEAGFVVDVVHTAEDALHSVQSFEYDAIILDLGLPDQDGLEILPRIKSLKPQLPILICTARDALDERIKGLNAGSDDYIVKPFAVSELVARVKAVLRRPGGVLGMTLTLGNVSYETTDRTVAIDSTVARFSKRELALLELFLRRPDRVVSKDVIENALYGFNEAATPNAIDVLTHRLRKKLIEKGANIEIHNLRGIGYVLRAPSE, encoded by the coding sequence ATGCGGCTTCTCTATATTGAAGACAACGAGAAACTGGCGCTGAACACCAGCGCCAGTTTGCACGAGGCAGGGTTTGTGGTGGATGTCGTCCATACCGCTGAGGATGCTCTACATTCTGTCCAAAGCTTTGAATATGACGCGATCATCCTTGATCTTGGCCTGCCGGATCAGGATGGTCTGGAAATTTTGCCAAGGATCAAAAGCCTCAAGCCGCAACTCCCGATCCTCATCTGTACGGCACGCGATGCGCTTGATGAGCGGATCAAAGGTCTGAATGCGGGGTCTGACGACTACATTGTAAAACCCTTCGCGGTGTCCGAGCTCGTCGCGCGGGTCAAAGCCGTTTTACGACGTCCAGGTGGCGTGCTTGGCATGACACTGACGTTGGGCAATGTCTCGTATGAGACGACTGACCGGACCGTTGCAATCGACAGCACCGTGGCGCGGTTTTCCAAACGGGAACTGGCCCTATTGGAGCTGTTCCTGCGTCGGCCGGACAGGGTGGTATCAAAAGATGTGATCGAGAATGCGCTTTATGGGTTCAACGAGGCGGCAACGCCAAATGCCATTGATGTGCTGACCCACCGGTTGCGTAAAAAGCTGATCGAAAAAGGTGCCAACATCGAAATTCATAATCTGCGTGGCATTGGTTACGTGTTGCGGGCGCCGTCCGAATGA
- a CDS encoding NADPH-dependent FMN reductase codes for MKFLAISGSGRATSTNTALLRAVSEIAGSDHQVAVFSGVADLPVFSPDAENGPLPLPVQTFIEMIRKNDALIISSPEYVRAIPGGLKNAIDWLVSRDEIIGKPIALLHASHRGDDMLAQLRLVLATVSDGFDPENFVRFELMKLTPEQISQTMLAPQNQSKITDFLAKFTQQDI; via the coding sequence ATGAAATTTCTTGCAATATCTGGCAGTGGCCGGGCCACATCAACCAACACCGCTCTGCTCAGGGCTGTTTCTGAGATCGCGGGTTCTGACCATCAGGTTGCGGTTTTTTCCGGGGTGGCTGACCTGCCTGTTTTCTCACCCGACGCAGAGAATGGCCCCTTGCCGCTGCCCGTTCAAACCTTCATCGAGATGATCCGGAAAAATGACGCTCTGATTATCTCAAGTCCCGAATATGTAAGGGCAATTCCGGGTGGCTTGAAAAATGCCATTGATTGGCTGGTGTCCCGCGACGAGATTATTGGAAAGCCCATAGCGCTCCTGCATGCATCACACCGCGGGGATGATATGCTTGCTCAATTGCGACTTGTACTGGCCACGGTCAGCGATGGATTCGACCCGGAAAACTTTGTCAGATTTGAACTTATGAAACTTACACCAGAGCAAATATCCCAGACTATGCTTGCGCCACAGAACCAATCAAAGATCACTGATTTTCTGGCTAAGTTTACGCAGCAAGACATCTAA
- a CDS encoding sensor histidine kinase, giving the protein MKIVDRVIGPRRSLKRGLLLNILAALSFCILLAGAVIIKEFYEHLKENIEEALTDEAYEIVSQIDPSRAGFGLNSRALRFRGIEGNYRYTVFDASGAIIAGGETSDAIWRQLAIIALGHPQPVALPGDRMGVGLRARVVDHEVLILVSTFPKGNNETRFASLLHELEEEIWWVVLGLLVVLASALFATRQALSPLRALSDQAHQIGPSAAGRRLSVAQVPAEIAPLIGDVNKAFDRLEQGYQAQRDFSANVAHEIRTPIAVLRSSIDRISDPELTETLTQDVDQLDRIFGQLIDLSRADAALKTGFELVDLRSVAVQVATDLAQTALRSGRSLSVTGEDQVLIEGNAGLLAIGLSNVVRNALQYTPETSEVEIEVLADPAGWRVLDRGAGVPDNLKTALFERFNRGTLANSNNTGSGIGLAIVKSVAESHNATTIIEDREGGGTVFSFIFNHPS; this is encoded by the coding sequence ATGAAGATCGTGGACCGCGTCATTGGACCGCGCAGGTCGCTGAAACGGGGGCTGCTGTTAAACATCCTGGCGGCGCTGTCCTTTTGCATCCTCTTGGCTGGCGCTGTTATCATCAAGGAATTCTACGAGCACCTCAAAGAAAATATCGAAGAGGCCTTGACCGATGAGGCCTATGAAATCGTAAGCCAGATTGATCCCTCGCGCGCGGGCTTTGGTCTGAATTCCAGAGCCCTGAGATTTCGGGGGATTGAAGGAAACTATCGCTACACCGTCTTTGACGCCTCTGGCGCGATCATCGCAGGCGGCGAAACCTCGGACGCAATTTGGCGGCAACTGGCGATCATAGCGCTGGGACATCCTCAACCCGTTGCGCTGCCTGGCGATCGCATGGGGGTTGGCCTCAGGGCGCGGGTTGTGGACCATGAGGTGCTCATCCTGGTCTCCACCTTTCCCAAGGGCAACAACGAGACTCGTTTTGCCAGCCTGCTACACGAACTCGAAGAAGAGATCTGGTGGGTTGTTCTGGGGCTTCTGGTGGTGCTGGCCTCGGCGCTTTTTGCCACCCGCCAGGCACTGTCTCCGCTCAGGGCTCTGTCTGATCAGGCGCATCAAATCGGGCCTTCTGCGGCTGGTCGCCGTCTCAGCGTCGCGCAGGTGCCAGCAGAGATCGCGCCTTTGATTGGAGACGTGAACAAGGCCTTTGACCGCCTGGAGCAGGGCTATCAGGCGCAGCGGGATTTTTCCGCCAATGTTGCCCATGAAATCCGCACACCTATTGCGGTGCTCAGGTCCAGCATTGACCGGATCAGTGATCCCGAGTTGACAGAAACGCTGACGCAGGATGTGGATCAACTGGATCGCATCTTTGGCCAGCTGATTGATTTGTCCCGGGCCGATGCGGCTTTGAAAACAGGTTTCGAGTTGGTGGACCTGCGCAGTGTTGCCGTCCAGGTCGCCACTGACTTGGCGCAGACGGCCCTGCGCTCCGGCAGGAGCCTGTCGGTAACCGGTGAAGATCAGGTCCTGATCGAAGGCAACGCAGGGCTTTTGGCAATCGGGCTCAGCAATGTCGTCCGCAACGCCTTGCAATATACTCCTGAGACAAGCGAAGTTGAGATAGAGGTGCTGGCCGATCCCGCAGGATGGCGGGTTCTTGATCGCGGCGCGGGCGTGCCTGACAATTTAAAAACAGCATTGTTTGAGCGGTTCAACCGCGGGACGCTAGCCAATTCTAACAACACAGGATCGGGAATCGGGTTGGCCATCGTCAAGTCGGTGGCCGAGTCCCACAATGCGACAACAATCATTGAGGACAGGGAGGGCGGTGGCACTGTATTCTCCTTCATTTTCAATCACCCTTCCTGA
- the queF gene encoding preQ(1) synthase — MSEDIYSNLKQLGGATKIPASPEEAELERVPNPQKDVAYNVRFTAPEFTSLCPMTGQPDFAHLVIDYVPGPWLVESKSLKLFLTSFRNHGAFHEDCTISIARRLADFLDPQWLRIGGYWYPRGGIPIDVFWQTSPMPDAVWIPDQGVPPYRGRG; from the coding sequence ATGTCCGAAGACATCTACAGCAATCTCAAACAGCTTGGCGGCGCCACCAAAATTCCTGCCAGCCCCGAAGAGGCAGAGCTGGAGCGTGTGCCCAACCCGCAGAAAGACGTGGCCTATAACGTTCGCTTCACCGCTCCAGAATTCACATCTCTTTGCCCGATGACCGGCCAGCCGGACTTTGCCCATCTGGTGATCGACTATGTACCCGGCCCGTGGTTGGTCGAGTCAAAATCGCTCAAACTGTTCCTGACCTCCTTTCGTAATCACGGCGCCTTTCACGAGGATTGCACGATCTCCATCGCCCGTAGGTTGGCTGATTTTCTTGATCCGCAATGGCTACGGATCGGCGGCTATTGGTATCCGCGCGGGGGTATTCCTATCGACGTCTTCTGGCAGACCAGTCCGATGCCAGACGCGGTGTGGATCCCTGACCAGGGCGTGCCGCCCTACCGGGGCCGGGGCTAA
- a CDS encoding AMP-binding protein, whose product MKQVFDALERHAQTRPDAIAFEDDSGQISWQDLSNRVENLAYALDTTSGPIGIGLAGGIDYVVADLAATLSGKRQVPLPFFFSTAQNAHVLMDARVGTVITNTPELFSALPHLNLLSPVTPAAATPTTGRGLRTYDGGAERIIYTSGSSGTPKGVVLGDRQLQASISALSQVIAADETDTHLSILPLAQLLEQICGIFLPIVAGAKTVFRFEATKALFGAPIEPLVAAFEILRPTTSLLAPAVLGRWVSALAGRKAPDSLRFVAVGGASSSPSLIHAAQDLGIPVHEGYGLSECCAVVAMNRPGDNLPGTVGPVLEGLKVSLEDGEIVVSGPTVMTGYLNGAAAPDVWHTGDLGHFDGDRLVVDGRKDALLVTSAGRNISPEWVEQRVNSDPRVVSSALGLRQSDGALILLLVVAAAVPASEIVAYLSDLPSYARPSAVIITDPSEQGLLFPAGTPNRAVAARLINTRPVQQLDPAPESIAS is encoded by the coding sequence ATGAAACAGGTCTTTGATGCGCTTGAGCGCCACGCGCAAACCCGCCCCGACGCCATCGCCTTTGAGGATGATAGTGGCCAGATAAGCTGGCAGGACTTGTCCAATCGGGTTGAAAACCTTGCCTATGCGCTGGACACGACCAGCGGTCCAATTGGCATCGGTCTTGCCGGTGGCATTGACTACGTCGTGGCTGATTTGGCGGCGACGCTCAGTGGCAAACGACAGGTGCCCCTGCCGTTCTTTTTCAGCACAGCTCAGAATGCGCATGTCCTGATGGATGCCAGGGTTGGCACTGTCATCACCAACACCCCCGAGCTGTTTTCGGCGCTGCCACATCTCAATCTGCTCAGCCCGGTTACCCCAGCGGCTGCAACGCCGACCACCGGGCGCGGGCTTCGTACCTATGATGGTGGGGCCGAGCGGATCATCTATACCTCTGGCTCCTCCGGCACCCCCAAAGGAGTCGTGCTGGGGGATCGCCAGTTGCAGGCCTCCATCAGCGCCCTGAGCCAGGTGATCGCGGCTGATGAAACCGATACCCATCTGTCCATTCTGCCGCTGGCGCAATTGCTGGAGCAGATCTGCGGGATCTTCCTGCCCATCGTCGCTGGCGCCAAAACAGTGTTCCGATTTGAAGCAACCAAGGCTCTCTTTGGAGCGCCGATCGAACCGCTGGTTGCCGCCTTTGAAATCCTGCGCCCAACCACCAGCCTGCTGGCACCGGCTGTGCTGGGCCGCTGGGTCAGCGCGCTGGCGGGGCGCAAAGCACCGGATAGCCTGCGGTTTGTGGCTGTGGGTGGCGCGTCCAGCTCCCCCTCGCTGATCCATGCCGCGCAAGATCTCGGCATTCCGGTCCATGAAGGATACGGGCTGTCTGAATGCTGCGCTGTTGTTGCAATGAACCGGCCCGGCGACAATCTCCCCGGTACGGTTGGACCGGTTCTGGAGGGGCTGAAGGTCTCGCTTGAAGATGGTGAGATCGTGGTGTCAGGCCCGACAGTGATGACGGGCTATCTGAACGGCGCCGCCGCACCCGATGTCTGGCACACCGGGGATCTGGGCCATTTTGACGGCGACCGACTGGTTGTGGATGGCCGCAAAGATGCACTGTTGGTGACAAGCGCCGGGCGCAATATTTCACCGGAATGGGTTGAACAGCGGGTCAACAGTGATCCGCGGGTTGTCAGTTCGGCTTTGGGCCTTCGCCAGTCTGACGGGGCTCTGATATTGCTTCTCGTTGTCGCAGCTGCTGTCCCGGCCTCTGAAATTGTCGCCTACCTGTCAGATCTGCCGTCCTATGCGCGGCCCTCGGCGGTCATCATCACTGATCCCTCAGAGCAGGGGCTGCTGTTCCCAGCCGGAACCCCAAACAGAGCCGTGGCCGCCAGGTTGATCAACACAAGGCCTGTCCAGCAATTAGACCCAGCACCGGAAAGCATCGCGTCATGA
- a CDS encoding TauD/TfdA family dioxygenase, whose protein sequence is MSYNVIRASDAGETSITPAVLSEVKDYLDSDGWALLRGFKMDMPTFSAITSQLCKTITFDPAREYSEKNTQKVDAGLGPIGLHIENGNTPVCPDVVAFYSARAAFEGSQTTICDGRLVFEAFSEAQKARWSQRMMVTRTLPEILWKRYLANEHPAISDPAEVTHEHILQFKAAIPDQDFTLNDDGSLEYRIKVSPVRPSSLSQGLAFANAILGPSHNYEPPVYTLEDGSIVGSDEIEELRGIAETCTAEINWQDGDVAVIDNTRVMHGRRAIKDQDRQLFIGMGRL, encoded by the coding sequence ATGAGCTACAACGTAATCCGCGCCTCTGATGCGGGCGAAACTTCTATCACTCCAGCCGTGTTATCCGAGGTGAAAGACTATTTGGACAGCGATGGTTGGGCGCTGCTTCGCGGCTTTAAGATGGATATGCCGACCTTCAGCGCGATCACATCTCAGCTTTGCAAAACCATCACCTTTGATCCCGCACGTGAATACTCGGAAAAGAACACCCAAAAAGTCGACGCGGGTTTGGGACCAATCGGCCTCCACATTGAAAATGGCAACACGCCGGTTTGCCCCGATGTCGTAGCCTTCTATAGTGCGAGAGCTGCTTTTGAAGGGTCGCAAACGACGATCTGCGACGGCCGCCTGGTTTTTGAGGCCTTCTCGGAAGCCCAAAAAGCGCGCTGGTCCCAACGCATGATGGTGACGCGCACGCTGCCAGAAATCCTGTGGAAACGTTACCTTGCAAATGAACACCCGGCGATCAGCGATCCAGCAGAGGTCACCCATGAACATATCTTGCAATTCAAAGCGGCGATCCCGGATCAGGACTTCACTTTGAATGACGACGGGTCGCTCGAATACCGTATCAAAGTCTCTCCGGTGCGTCCGTCGTCATTGTCGCAGGGGCTGGCATTTGCCAATGCAATTCTAGGTCCGTCGCATAACTATGAACCACCAGTCTATACGCTTGAGGATGGGTCGATCGTCGGTTCCGATGAAATTGAAGAGCTACGTGGCATTGCAGAGACTTGCACGGCCGAAATCAACTGGCAGGATGGCGATGTCGCGGTGATCGACAATACCCGTGTTATGCATGGGCGCCGGGCGATCAAGGACCAGGACCGGCAGTTGTTTATAGGAATGGGCCGCCTGTGA